Proteins co-encoded in one Vicinamibacterales bacterium genomic window:
- a CDS encoding sodium:solute symporter family protein → MQLHAIDYAVIALYFVFVLGIGVALKRFMRTSLDFLLSGRSLATWITGLAFISANLGAQEVIGMAASGAKYGILTSHFYWVGAIPAMVFVGVFMMPFYYGSRARSVPEYLRLRFDEKTRGFNAISFAVMTIFSSGISMYAMGLLFRQFLGWDINYSIIIAAFVVLGYTFLGGLTSSIYNEVLQFFLIVFGFLPLSLLGLKAVGWWPGLQAKLATVATARGFEPGVLTHSWQHLGTAAANPMGVEWFGMAMGLGFVLSFGYWCTDFLVIQRAMAAKSMNAAQRTPLVAAIPKMFFPFLVILPGMVILALVGDAGLMDAAGKIDYNRALPVLLQKLYPSGLLGLGLAALLASFMSGMAGNVTAFNTVWTYDIYQTYIRPGAKDEHYLWMARMATIFGTIASIATAYVAMMFNNIMDLLQLVFSFINAPLFATFLLGMFWKRTTPNGAFFGLLGGTGAAAVHYALTGVAGGRLGLLHVYPSDMAQNFWGAIVAWTSCFLLTTVISLFTTPRDEKDLVGLVYSLTPKQTNAGLAWYRRPLVLGAIVLVLSIALNLYFW, encoded by the coding sequence ATGCAGCTGCACGCCATCGACTACGCGGTCATCGCGCTCTACTTCGTGTTCGTCCTCGGCATCGGCGTCGCGCTCAAGCGGTTCATGCGCACGAGCCTCGACTTCCTGCTCTCGGGACGCAGCCTGGCCACCTGGATAACCGGTCTCGCGTTCATCTCCGCCAACCTTGGCGCCCAGGAAGTCATCGGCATGGCGGCGAGCGGCGCGAAGTACGGCATCCTCACGAGCCACTTCTACTGGGTCGGGGCAATCCCGGCGATGGTCTTCGTGGGCGTCTTCATGATGCCGTTCTACTACGGCAGCCGCGCACGCTCGGTGCCCGAGTACCTGCGCCTGCGGTTCGACGAGAAGACGCGCGGCTTCAACGCGATCTCGTTCGCGGTGATGACGATCTTCTCGTCCGGGATCAGCATGTATGCGATGGGACTGCTCTTCCGGCAGTTTCTCGGCTGGGACATCAACTACAGCATCATCATCGCGGCGTTCGTCGTCCTCGGCTATACCTTCCTCGGCGGGCTCACGAGCTCGATCTACAACGAGGTCCTGCAGTTCTTCCTCATCGTCTTCGGCTTCCTGCCGTTGTCGCTGCTCGGCCTCAAGGCGGTGGGCTGGTGGCCGGGCCTTCAGGCGAAGCTGGCCACGGTGGCCACCGCGCGCGGCTTCGAACCCGGGGTGCTCACGCATTCCTGGCAACACCTCGGGACCGCGGCAGCCAACCCGATGGGCGTCGAGTGGTTCGGGATGGCGATGGGGCTCGGTTTCGTCCTGTCGTTCGGCTACTGGTGCACCGACTTCCTGGTCATCCAGCGCGCCATGGCGGCCAAGTCGATGAACGCCGCCCAGCGCACGCCGCTCGTCGCCGCGATCCCCAAGATGTTCTTCCCGTTCCTCGTGATCCTGCCCGGGATGGTGATCCTCGCCCTGGTCGGAGACGCAGGGTTGATGGACGCGGCCGGCAAGATCGACTACAACCGCGCGTTGCCGGTGCTGCTCCAGAAGCTCTATCCGTCAGGCCTGCTCGGCCTCGGCCTGGCGGCGCTGCTCGCCAGCTTCATGTCCGGCATGGCCGGGAACGTGACGGCGTTCAACACGGTCTGGACGTACGACATCTACCAGACCTACATCCGACCCGGGGCCAAGGACGAGCACTACCTGTGGATGGCGCGGATGGCGACAATCTTCGGCACCATCGCCAGCATTGCTACGGCGTACGTCGCCATGATGTTCAACAACATCATGGATCTTCTCCAACTCGTCTTCTCGTTCATCAATGCGCCGCTGTTCGCCACGTTCCTCCTCGGCATGTTCTGGAAGCGGACGACGCCGAACGGCGCGTTCTTTGGATTGCTGGGCGGAACGGGCGCCGCGGCGGTGCACTACGCGCTGACCGGCGTCGCGGGCGGGCGCCTCGGCCTGCTCCATGTCTACCCGAGCGACATGGCACAGAATTTCTGGGGCGCGATCGTCGCGTGGACCAGCTGCTTCCTCCTGACGACGGTCATCAGCCTCTTCACGACGCCGCGTGACGAAAAGGACCTCGTCGGCCTCGTCTACTCGCTCACCCCGAAGCAGACGAACGCAGGGCTGGCCTGGTACCGTCGTCCGCTCGTCCTCGGCGCCATCGTGCTGGTGCTGTCGATCGCGTTGAACCTGTATTTCTGGTAA
- a CDS encoding oligopeptide transporter, OPT family: protein MRTTDAADASGFDTSRLPDNAYKPLAPGGRYEPIVPARAAMPEATGRAVLWGLFLCVIFTLASAYSGLKVGQVMEASIPISILAIGLARVYRRRSTILENVILTGIGGTSGAVVAGAAFTLPALYILKLDPHPVQTVLICVAGGCLGVLFLIPLRRYFVQEMHGQLPYPEATAITEVIVTGEKGGSQAKLLLIATGIAGVYDFFLTTFQVWKEYVDLQFLSTIKGLSDKARMFTRFDAQVFILGLGYVMGLRSSMILVAGGVLSNFVLVPLIWMIGSHLTIDSVYPGTLPIAQMDANQIFRGYVRFIGVGAIATAGIFGIAKSLRVVVGSFSIAFKAFRRGEGSSAFERTDRDVPIVAILLGVALATIAIGIFFAQLSSGPTVLIVGLVMTLVFSFFFASVAANAIATTARNPVSGMTMLTIIISSIVLLKFGLSGTTGMFFVMAIAGMVCTALSVSGQTITDLKTGYWLGSTPAAQERVKFLGVIASSLAAGIAIVILAKAFQFGDAVPGDMRTVLPSPQASIMKALVQGFMSQQPVAYLLFGVGGMIAVIMEMLKVPALTFALGMYLPLELNLPALVGGVIAHFVDKRSDRVGGEPGRSIRERGVIIASGFMAGGALGGMIGAGLRMFSWYSEDLIKTPFFDSEPVSQTVSLVLFSAVCAYLWFVSTKER from the coding sequence ATGCGCACGACAGACGCTGCGGATGCATCCGGCTTCGATACCTCCCGGCTTCCCGACAACGCGTACAAGCCCCTCGCGCCAGGCGGGCGGTACGAGCCGATCGTCCCGGCCCGTGCGGCGATGCCCGAGGCGACGGGGCGGGCGGTGCTCTGGGGCCTGTTCCTGTGCGTCATCTTCACGCTGGCATCCGCCTACTCGGGCCTGAAGGTCGGGCAGGTCATGGAAGCGTCGATACCGATTTCGATCCTCGCGATCGGCCTCGCACGCGTCTACCGCCGCCGTTCGACGATCCTCGAGAACGTGATCCTGACGGGGATCGGCGGCACATCGGGCGCCGTCGTGGCGGGGGCCGCCTTCACCCTGCCGGCGCTCTACATCCTGAAGCTCGACCCACACCCGGTGCAGACGGTGCTCATCTGCGTGGCGGGCGGCTGTCTCGGCGTCCTCTTCCTCATTCCGCTCCGCCGCTACTTCGTGCAGGAGATGCACGGCCAGTTGCCGTATCCGGAGGCCACGGCGATCACCGAGGTCATCGTCACCGGCGAGAAGGGCGGTTCGCAGGCCAAGCTGCTGCTGATCGCCACGGGCATTGCCGGCGTCTACGACTTCTTCCTCACCACCTTCCAGGTGTGGAAGGAGTACGTGGACCTGCAGTTCCTGTCCACCATCAAGGGCCTCAGTGACAAGGCGCGGATGTTCACCCGCTTCGACGCGCAGGTGTTCATCCTGGGCCTCGGCTACGTGATGGGGCTCCGTTCGTCGATGATCCTCGTCGCCGGAGGCGTCCTGTCGAACTTCGTGCTCGTGCCGCTGATCTGGATGATCGGCAGCCACCTGACGATCGACTCCGTCTACCCGGGCACGCTGCCGATCGCGCAAATGGACGCGAACCAGATCTTCCGTGGCTACGTGCGCTTCATCGGCGTCGGCGCCATCGCCACGGCCGGCATCTTCGGGATCGCCAAGTCGCTGCGGGTCGTCGTCGGCTCCTTCTCGATTGCCTTCAAGGCGTTCCGCCGCGGCGAAGGTTCCAGCGCGTTCGAGCGGACGGATCGAGACGTGCCGATCGTCGCCATCCTCCTCGGTGTCGCGCTCGCCACGATCGCCATCGGCATCTTCTTCGCGCAACTGTCGTCGGGGCCGACGGTGTTGATCGTTGGCCTGGTGATGACGCTCGTCTTCTCGTTCTTCTTCGCATCGGTCGCCGCGAACGCGATCGCCACCACCGCGCGCAACCCGGTCTCCGGCATGACGATGCTGACGATCATCATCTCGTCGATCGTGCTGCTGAAGTTCGGGCTCTCGGGCACGACGGGGATGTTCTTCGTGATGGCCATCGCCGGGATGGTCTGCACGGCGCTGTCGGTCTCCGGCCAGACGATTACGGATCTGAAGACCGGCTACTGGCTCGGTTCGACACCCGCGGCGCAGGAGCGCGTGAAGTTCCTCGGGGTCATCGCCTCGTCGCTGGCCGCGGGGATCGCCATCGTCATCCTCGCGAAGGCGTTCCAGTTCGGCGATGCGGTGCCGGGCGACATGAGGACCGTGCTGCCCTCGCCGCAGGCGTCGATCATGAAGGCGCTCGTGCAGGGCTTCATGAGCCAGCAGCCCGTGGCCTACCTGCTGTTCGGCGTCGGCGGGATGATCGCGGTCATCATGGAGATGCTGAAGGTGCCCGCGCTGACGTTCGCGCTGGGGATGTACCTGCCGCTCGAGCTGAACCTGCCGGCGCTCGTCGGCGGTGTAATCGCCCACTTCGTGGACAAGAGGTCGGACAGGGTCGGCGGCGAGCCCGGACGTTCGATCCGCGAGCGCGGCGTCATCATCGCCTCGGGCTTCATGGCGGGCGGTGCCCTCGGGGGGATGATCGGCGCCGGACTGCGGATGTTCTCGTGGTATTCGGAGGACCTGATCAAGACGCCGTTCTTCGACAGCGAGCCCGTGTCGCAAACCGTGTCGCTCGTCCTCTTCTCGGCAGTCTGCGCCTACCTCTGGTTCGTGTCAACGAAGGAGAGGTAG
- a CDS encoding tetratricopeptide repeat protein, whose amino-acid sequence MISIPAPRSGSAHGVRRRLVAFGCSILSLGLTAPLTAQPRVERARSSVVRVFALDGVGNRVASGIGVFTDIGRLLVPARLLRGARQASVLYAGREQRVTAVLAEDPRAGLILVAVDLPDGAPPALSPRATRNGRADGRLAALDLEAPPREVVVQAVVDLPGIGPVHRVTGSLDGAAGGSPVVDTEGRLVGVLATREVEHDAFCFLVASERLARMSSVGPLTLPEWSGASIRTDPTEHQRLFQQGLRAALEGRHQDARDVFIRAVALDPVDGDAWAALAACHREDGHRELALAAWRKASEAQPHNARFHHELAVELVDAARLADAALEFREVVRTRPGDAESQFNLGNVYGRLGRYEDEYAAYQATLRLNQAHVGALKNLGIACVALGRYDEAVDAFARAERLVPTDPDVPASLGVAYFDLKDYTSAVAALKRALALAPNLVKAHFGLGVAYAASGERDLARAECGRLKLIDAPKGDRLCRIVDGM is encoded by the coding sequence GTGATCTCCATTCCCGCACCGCGATCGGGATCCGCACATGGCGTTCGGCGCCGCCTCGTCGCGTTCGGATGCTCCATCCTGTCGCTCGGGCTGACGGCACCACTGACGGCCCAGCCCCGCGTCGAGCGTGCGCGATCGTCCGTCGTCCGCGTCTTCGCACTGGACGGTGTCGGCAACCGCGTCGCGTCCGGCATCGGGGTCTTCACGGACATCGGACGGCTGCTGGTGCCCGCGCGGCTGCTCCGAGGCGCGCGCCAGGCGTCCGTGCTCTACGCCGGACGCGAGCAGCGTGTCACGGCAGTGCTCGCCGAAGACCCGCGCGCCGGACTCATCCTCGTGGCGGTCGATCTGCCCGACGGTGCCCCCCCGGCGCTCTCACCGCGGGCGACGCGCAACGGTCGGGCGGATGGCCGTCTTGCGGCGCTCGATCTCGAGGCGCCTCCACGTGAAGTCGTCGTCCAGGCCGTCGTCGACCTTCCCGGCATCGGCCCCGTTCACCGGGTGACCGGTTCGCTCGATGGCGCGGCTGGCGGAAGCCCGGTGGTGGATACGGAAGGAAGGCTCGTCGGCGTCCTGGCAACCCGCGAGGTCGAGCACGACGCCTTCTGTTTCCTCGTCGCCTCGGAGCGTCTGGCGAGGATGTCGTCGGTCGGCCCGCTGACGCTCCCAGAGTGGTCCGGAGCGTCCATCCGCACCGATCCCACCGAGCATCAGCGGTTGTTCCAGCAGGGTCTGCGTGCGGCCCTCGAAGGACGCCATCAGGACGCGCGCGACGTGTTCATCCGGGCCGTCGCACTCGATCCGGTGGATGGCGACGCCTGGGCGGCCCTCGCCGCCTGCCACCGCGAGGACGGACACCGCGAACTCGCCCTCGCAGCCTGGCGGAAGGCGTCGGAAGCCCAACCGCACAATGCACGGTTCCACCACGAACTGGCCGTCGAGTTGGTCGATGCGGCCCGTCTCGCAGATGCCGCGTTGGAGTTCCGGGAGGTGGTGAGGACCAGGCCCGGGGACGCCGAGTCGCAGTTCAACCTGGGCAACGTCTACGGGCGGCTCGGGCGCTACGAAGACGAATACGCCGCCTACCAGGCCACGTTGCGGCTGAACCAGGCCCACGTCGGCGCGCTGAAGAACCTCGGCATCGCCTGTGTCGCATTGGGGCGGTACGATGAGGCGGTGGACGCCTTCGCGCGGGCGGAGCGGCTCGTGCCCACCGACCCCGATGTGCCGGCGAGCCTGGGCGTCGCCTACTTCGATCTGAAGGACTACACCTCCGCCGTCGCGGCCTTGAAGCGGGCCCTCGCGCTGGCACCCAACCTCGTGAAGGCCCACTTCGGCCTCGGCGTTGCCTATGCGGCGAGCGGCGAGCGCGACCTGGCGCGGGCGGAGTGCGGCAGGCTGAAGCTGATCGACGCTCCGAAGGGCGATCGGCTCTGCCGAATCGTCGACGGGATGTAG
- a CDS encoding response regulator transcription factor, translating to MTLTGSDPIRILIADDHPIFRGGLRRLLQSEPGLSVVGEAADAHETLRQVDALRPDVLLLDLNMPGGGLLALKELHARRADVRVVVLTASIDRAETIEALRWGVRGVFLKASATNLLFRCIRAVTGGEFWMAGDGVPDVVTPPQPTTRPADRRSADRTDATPAELLTRRELEIIAAVVDGGTNRDVSQRFGVSEQTVKNHLSHIFDKVGVSSRLELALYAVHRGLVDRVPANGRAES from the coding sequence ATGACGCTCACGGGATCGGACCCCATCCGAATCCTGATTGCCGACGATCACCCCATCTTCCGCGGCGGCCTGCGCCGGCTGCTGCAGTCTGAGCCGGGCCTGAGCGTCGTCGGAGAAGCCGCGGACGCTCACGAGACGCTACGGCAGGTCGACGCCTTGCGGCCCGACGTGCTGCTGCTCGATTTGAACATGCCGGGTGGCGGCCTTCTCGCGCTGAAGGAGTTGCATGCGCGGCGGGCGGACGTCCGGGTCGTCGTGTTGACCGCGTCGATCGATCGCGCCGAGACGATCGAGGCGCTGCGCTGGGGCGTGCGCGGCGTCTTCCTGAAGGCATCGGCAACGAACCTGCTGTTCCGGTGCATCCGCGCGGTGACGGGCGGCGAGTTCTGGATGGCGGGCGACGGCGTCCCGGACGTGGTCACGCCGCCGCAGCCGACCACGAGGCCCGCCGACCGACGGAGCGCGGATCGGACCGATGCGACGCCCGCTGAGCTGCTCACGCGCCGCGAACTCGAAATCATCGCCGCCGTCGTCGACGGCGGCACGAACCGCGACGTGAGCCAGCGCTTCGGCGTGAGCGAACAGACGGTGAAGAACCACTTGTCGCACATCTTCGACAAGGTGGGCGTCTCGAGCCGGCTCGAGCTTGCGCTCTACGCGGTCCACCGCGGCCTGGTGGACCGGGTGCCGGCGAACGGGCGGGCCGAGAGCTGA
- the pepT gene encoding peptidase T: protein MPARESLLDRFCRYVRVDTQSSDTSASYPSTEKQKDLLRVLVDDLKAAGLADAAMDEFGYVMATLPSNVPAGHAAYGKVPTIGLLAHVDTYHEVSGTGVKPQVHRDYDGGDIVLPGDPAVVIRAADEPALVACKGMTIVTADGTTLLGADDKAGVSEILEVLWRLQEDPARIHGTIRVAFTPDEEVGRGTEHFDAKRFGATYAYTVDGSGVGEIESETFCADSASVVVQGADVHPGYAKGKMINAVRVLADIITMLPQHRTPETTEKREGYLHPTTISGNVSEAKAQFIVRDFTEDGLHELEGMLKAAAAWAERKHAGAKVAVEVKESYRNMKYVLDQHPHVMAHAEEAIRRAGLEVKRSSIRGGTDGARLTFMGIPTPNLFDGSMNFHGKKEWVPLEWMDKAVETILHLTDVWVERS from the coding sequence ATGCCCGCACGAGAGTCCCTGCTCGATCGCTTCTGCCGGTACGTCCGCGTCGACACGCAGTCGAGCGATACCTCAGCATCGTATCCATCGACCGAGAAACAGAAGGACCTGTTGCGCGTGCTGGTGGATGACCTGAAGGCCGCCGGCCTGGCCGATGCCGCCATGGACGAGTTCGGCTACGTGATGGCCACGCTGCCGTCGAATGTCCCCGCGGGACACGCCGCGTACGGCAAGGTGCCGACGATCGGCCTTCTCGCCCACGTGGACACGTATCACGAGGTGTCGGGCACCGGCGTGAAGCCGCAGGTCCACCGCGACTACGACGGCGGCGATATCGTTCTTCCGGGCGATCCCGCGGTGGTGATCCGGGCCGCCGACGAGCCCGCCCTCGTAGCCTGCAAGGGAATGACCATCGTCACGGCCGATGGCACGACGCTCCTTGGAGCCGACGACAAGGCCGGCGTCTCGGAGATCCTCGAGGTGCTGTGGCGGCTCCAGGAGGACCCCGCCCGGATCCACGGAACCATCCGGGTGGCCTTCACGCCAGACGAGGAAGTGGGACGGGGCACCGAGCACTTCGATGCGAAGAGATTCGGTGCGACCTACGCCTACACTGTCGATGGATCGGGCGTCGGCGAGATCGAGAGCGAGACCTTCTGCGCCGACTCGGCCAGCGTCGTCGTGCAGGGCGCCGACGTCCACCCCGGCTACGCGAAGGGGAAGATGATCAACGCCGTGCGCGTGCTGGCGGACATCATCACCATGCTGCCGCAGCATCGCACCCCTGAGACGACCGAGAAGCGCGAAGGCTATCTGCACCCGACCACCATCAGCGGCAACGTGTCGGAGGCGAAGGCACAGTTCATCGTGCGCGACTTCACCGAGGACGGCCTGCACGAACTCGAGGGCATGCTGAAGGCGGCCGCGGCGTGGGCCGAGCGGAAGCACGCTGGCGCGAAGGTCGCGGTCGAGGTCAAGGAATCGTACCGAAACATGAAGTACGTGCTCGACCAGCACCCACACGTGATGGCGCATGCCGAGGAGGCGATCCGCCGGGCCGGCCTCGAGGTGAAACGGTCGTCCATTCGCGGCGGCACCGACGGCGCGCGGCTCACGTTCATGGGCATCCCGACGCCGAACCTCTTCGACGGAAGCATGAACTTCCACGGCAAGAAGGAATGGGTGCCGCTCGAGTGGATGGACAAGGCCGTCGAGACGATTCTGCACCTGACGGATGTCTGGGTGGAACGATCATGA
- a CDS encoding pyridoxal phosphate-dependent aminotransferase translates to MTSLAPYMQWAKQHERARLSLSGSNLLHCELSDLPGAHQALELHGDNDNGYRPLIEAIAARYGVTPEMIATAQGTSGANFLVFAALLRSGDEVLVERPGYDPLFGPAALIGARVTRFDRRFEDAYRLNPDAVRAAITPKTRLVVVTNTHNPTGALADEADLDEVGRIAEDHGARVLVDEVYLDSVPGARTPAAARAPVFITTNSLTKSYGLAGLRCGWAIAAPDVAERVRRARDIVDGTGAFPAERLSVLAFEHLDRLKARARLILDANGAAVRSFLAAHPELECVLPLGGTVVFPRIRGVKDADPFVDRLKREYEVDLVPGRFFQAPAHFRLGFGGRAEVLAEALPRLGAALGS, encoded by the coding sequence ATGACCTCTCTCGCACCGTACATGCAGTGGGCGAAGCAGCACGAGCGGGCCCGCCTCAGCCTGTCGGGGAGCAATCTCCTCCACTGCGAACTCTCGGACCTGCCGGGCGCCCATCAGGCACTCGAGCTGCACGGCGACAACGACAACGGCTACCGTCCGCTGATCGAGGCGATTGCCGCGCGCTACGGCGTGACCCCGGAGATGATCGCCACCGCGCAGGGGACGTCGGGAGCGAACTTCCTGGTGTTCGCCGCGCTGTTGCGGTCCGGAGACGAGGTGCTCGTCGAGCGGCCCGGCTACGATCCGCTCTTCGGACCGGCCGCGCTGATCGGCGCGCGTGTGACACGGTTCGACCGCCGCTTCGAGGACGCCTATCGCCTGAATCCAGACGCCGTGCGCGCGGCCATCACGCCGAAGACGCGGCTCGTCGTCGTCACCAACACGCACAATCCGACCGGTGCGCTGGCTGACGAGGCGGATCTCGACGAGGTTGGACGGATCGCGGAGGACCACGGAGCACGCGTGCTCGTGGATGAAGTCTATCTGGACTCCGTGCCGGGCGCCCGCACACCGGCCGCGGCGCGTGCGCCCGTGTTCATCACCACGAACAGCCTGACGAAGAGCTACGGCTTGGCGGGCTTGCGGTGCGGCTGGGCGATCGCGGCGCCCGACGTCGCCGAACGCGTGCGGCGTGCGCGCGACATCGTCGACGGCACGGGAGCGTTCCCGGCGGAGCGGCTGTCTGTGCTCGCGTTCGAGCACCTCGATCGGCTGAAGGCGAGGGCGCGATTGATTCTCGACGCGAACGGGGCGGCCGTCCGGAGCTTCCTGGCCGCGCACCCGGAACTCGAATGCGTCCTTCCACTGGGCGGCACGGTTGTCTTCCCCCGTATCCGCGGTGTGAAGGACGCGGATCCGTTCGTCGATCGGCTGAAGCGCGAGTACGAAGTGGACCTCGTGCCCGGCCGGTTCTTCCAGGCGCCGGCCCACTTCCGTCTCGGCTTCGGTGGCCGCGCCGAGGTGCTCGCCGAGGCGCTGCCACGTCTCGGGGCGGCGCTGGGATCCTGA
- a CDS encoding SDR family oxidoreductase yields MADSRSARTALITGASAGIGAALARVFAANGFDLILTARRADRLEALAQELRTRYGRAVHVIAADLADPDAPAHIAAEVEHHGLTVDALVNNAGYGLPGGFLHSSWDAHRQFIQVMVTALAELCHRFAPGMVSRRRGWIINVGSVAGLVPGSAGHTLYGAVKALVVKFSQSLALELLPYDIHVTALCPGFTYSEFHDVNGMRPQVKQLPPWMWMDADTVARQAFDAVMRGDIVHVNGFRNRALVQLARYTPEWLLNRVLARVARKFRRV; encoded by the coding sequence ATGGCTGACTCACGTTCGGCACGGACAGCCCTCATCACCGGGGCATCGGCCGGCATCGGGGCGGCACTGGCCCGCGTGTTCGCGGCCAATGGGTTCGATCTGATCCTGACGGCTCGACGCGCGGATCGCCTCGAGGCGCTCGCGCAGGAACTGCGAACGCGGTATGGGCGGGCGGTGCACGTGATCGCGGCCGACCTTGCCGACCCGGACGCCCCCGCCCACATCGCGGCCGAGGTCGAGCACCACGGCCTGACGGTTGACGCGCTCGTCAACAACGCCGGCTACGGGTTGCCGGGTGGATTCCTCCATTCGAGCTGGGACGCCCACCGCCAGTTCATCCAGGTGATGGTCACGGCGCTGGCCGAGTTGTGTCATCGGTTCGCGCCAGGAATGGTGTCGCGCCGGCGCGGGTGGATCATCAACGTGGGGTCGGTCGCGGGCCTCGTGCCCGGATCCGCCGGCCACACGCTCTACGGTGCGGTGAAGGCGCTCGTCGTCAAGTTCTCGCAGTCGCTCGCGCTCGAACTCCTCCCGTACGACATCCATGTCACCGCGCTCTGCCCGGGCTTCACGTACAGCGAATTCCACGACGTCAACGGCATGCGGCCGCAGGTGAAACAGTTGCCGCCCTGGATGTGGATGGATGCCGACACGGTGGCTCGGCAGGCCTTCGACGCGGTCATGCGCGGGGACATCGTCCATGTGAACGGCTTTCGAAACCGCGCGCTCGTGCAGTTGGCCCGCTACACTCCCGAATGGCTGCTGAACCGCGTGCTGGCACGCGTCGCCCGCAAGTTCCGACGCGTCTAG